The DNA region AGTTCCTTTCAGATACACAAGAGGACtcacacaggagagaagccctacaCGTGTAAGGAATGTGGCAAAGCTTTCATTTATCACACTACCTACCGAGGACACATGAGGacccacactggagagaaaccctataaatGTAGGGAGTGTGGGAAGACCTTCAGCCACCCCAGCTCGTTTCGAAACCATGAACGAACTCACTCCGGAGAGAAACCATATGAGTGTAGATGGTGTGGAAAAACCTTCAGATATTACCAAACCTTTCAGATACATGAAAGGACCCACACTGGGGAAAAGCCTTATCAGTGTAAGCAGTGTGGGAAAGCTCTCAGTTGCCTCACGTCTTTCCGAAGTCACGAGAGGATTCACACTGGAGAAAAACCATATAAATGTAGaaaatgtggcaaagcctttagTTTCCCCAGCTCCTTTCGCAAACATGAAaaaattcacactggagagaagccttatGATTGTAaggagtgtgggaaagccttcattTCTCTGCCAAACTTCCGGAGGCACATGATAATGCATACTGGAAATGGGCCTTACAAGTGTAaggagtgtgggaaagccttcgaTTGCCCCAGCTCCTTTCAAATTCACAAGCGAACACACAcgggagagaagccctatgagtgTAAACAGTGTGGTAAGGCCTTCAGCTGCTCCAGCTCCTTTCGCATGCATGAGAGGACccacacaggagagaagcccCATGAATGTAAGCAGTGTGGtaaggccttcagctgttccagtTCTGTTAGAATTCATGAAAGgactcatacaggagagaaaccctatgagtgTAAGCAGTGTGGTAAGGCTTTTAGCTGTTCTAGTTCCTTTCGAATACATGAACGAATTCATAccggagagaaaccctatgaatgtaagcaGTGTGGTAAGGCCTtcagcttttccagttcttttcgcATGCATCAGAGgactcatactggagagaagccctatgagtgTAAACAGTGCGGtaaggccttcagctgttccagCTCCATTCGGattcatgaaagaacacacactggagagaaaccgtaTGAATGTAAGCAGTGCGGTAAGGCCTTCAGTTGCCCCAGCTCCATTCGGATACACGaaagaacacacactggagagaaaccgtaTGAGTGTAAGCAGTGCAATAAGACCTTCAGCTGCTCCAGTTCTGCCCGAATGCATGAAAGGACTCACAcgggagagaaaccctatgagtgTCAACAATGCCACAAGGCCTTCAGTTGTGCTCGATCTTTTCAGATCCATGAAagaactcacactggagagaaaccctatgaatgtcaGCAGTGTGGGAAGGCCTTCAGATGTTCTCGCTCCTTTAGAGTACATGGAAGAACTCATAATGGACAATGatcttttaaatgaaaatcaTGTGTTAAAACCTCCCATTATTCCACTGCCCTTTgaagatatgaaaatatttttgcttAGAGAAACACTGTAACAAAGTATAACTGGAAAACCATTTCTCTAGTTGTGAATCCTAGAAAAAACCCTGTGACTCTTATGTGATGGGGAAGCCTTCAGTGGCTATGCAACTTAATGAGGCCACAAAGATACATAAGGGAAAAATAAACCTTGTATGTTAAGTAATGTGTAAAAGCTCTCAGTTTGCTCAGTTACCTGGAAATCACAAACTTGCATTACACAGTAGCTTGATGAAGCAAGCTTGGGAAACCATCAGTAGTCTGTGTCCTGGAAAGCACATGAAAAGATTCACTGCATAGGACCCTTAAGTGAAAAATAATGATTAGTTTCCCATCTTAGTGAATGATCACATGATACTCATTTGAGAACTTGTGAGCTCATGA from Rattus norvegicus strain BN/NHsdMcwi chromosome 8, GRCr8, whole genome shotgun sequence includes:
- the Znf709l gene encoding zinc finger protein 709-like, whose product is MDSVTFEDVTVNFSRDEWALLDTSQRELYRDVMLEIFTNLASVGGNWENQSTGDQCKTQERDISAHIEQRPREWESSPREIVTQVPVLKQKNVLPGVKPYECRVCGKVYSCLSSLKRHTQCHSKHAWCGSHIFGGTSYQCKDCGKTFIFQSSFRIHERTHTGEKPYKCKQCGKAFSWPSSFQIHKRTHTGEKPYTCKECGKAFIYHTTYRGHMRTHTGEKPYKCRECGKTFSHPSSFRNHERTHSGEKPYECRWCGKTFRYYQTFQIHERTHTGEKPYQCKQCGKALSCLTSFRSHERIHTGEKPYKCRKCGKAFSFPSSFRKHEKIHTGEKPYDCKECGKAFISLPNFRRHMIMHTGNGPYKCKECGKAFDCPSSFQIHKRTHTGEKPYECKQCGKAFSCSSSFRMHERTHTGEKPHECKQCGKAFSCSSSVRIHERTHTGEKPYECKQCGKAFSCSSSFRIHERIHTGEKPYECKQCGKAFSFSSSFRMHQRTHTGEKPYECKQCGKAFSCSSSIRIHERTHTGEKPYECKQCGKAFSCPSSIRIHERTHTGEKPYECKQCNKTFSCSSSARMHERTHTGEKPYECQQCHKAFSCARSFQIHERTHTGEKPYECQQCGKAFRCSRSFRVHGRTHNGQ
- the Znf709l gene encoding zinc finger protein 709-like isoform X1; amino-acid sequence: MLEIFTNLASVGGNWENQSTGDQCKTQERDISAHIEQRPREWESSPREIVTQVPVLKQKNVLPGVKPYECRVCGKVYSCLSSLKRHTQCHSKHAWCGSHIFGGTSYQCKDCGKTFIFQSSFRIHERTHTGEKPYKCKQCGKAFSWPSSFQIHKRTHTGEKPYTCKECGKAFIYHTTYRGHMRTHTGEKPYKCRECGKTFSHPSSFRNHERTHSGEKPYECRWCGKTFRYYQTFQIHERTHTGEKPYQCKQCGKALSCLTSFRSHERIHTGEKPYKCRKCGKAFSFPSSFRKHEKIHTGEKPYDCKECGKAFISLPNFRRHMIMHTGNGPYKCKECGKAFDCPSSFQIHKRTHTGEKPYECKQCGKAFSCSSSFRMHERTHTGEKPHECKQCGKAFSCSSSVRIHERTHTGEKPYECKQCGKAFSCSSSFRIHERIHTGEKPYECKQCGKAFSFSSSFRMHQRTHTGEKPYECKQCGKAFSCSSSIRIHERTHTGEKPYECKQCGKAFSCPSSIRIHERTHTGEKPYECKQCNKTFSCSSSARMHERTHTGEKPYECQQCHKAFSCARSFQIHERTHTGEKPYECQQCGKAFRCSRSFRVHGRTHNGQ
- the Znf709l gene encoding zinc finger protein 709-like isoform X2: MRTHTGEKPYKCRECGKTFSHPSSFRNHERTHSGEKPYECRWCGKTFRYYQTFQIHERTHTGEKPYQCKQCGKALSCLTSFRSHERIHTGEKPYKCRKCGKAFSFPSSFRKHEKIHTGEKPYDCKECGKAFISLPNFRRHMIMHTGNGPYKCKECGKAFDCPSSFQIHKRTHTGEKPYECKQCGKAFSCSSSFRMHERTHTGEKPHECKQCGKAFSCSSSVRIHERTHTGEKPYECKQCGKAFSCSSSFRIHERIHTGEKPYECKQCGKAFSFSSSFRMHQRTHTGEKPYECKQCGKAFSCSSSIRIHERTHTGEKPYECKQCGKAFSCPSSIRIHERTHTGEKPYECKQCNKTFSCSSSARMHERTHTGEKPYECQQCHKAFSCARSFQIHERTHTGEKPYECQQCGKAFRCSRSFRVHGRTHNGQ